A segment of the Arcobacter sp. CECT 8983 genome:
TTCAATCTCACCCTCATCTACGAAGTATTCCCCTGGAGTTACATCTGTTTTTGTTTCAGGAATTGGATTATGTACAGTTACTAGTTTTGTTCCATCGTCAAAAGTAGCTTCTGTTTGAACCATATGTATCATAGATGCAACACCTGGCATAACATCATCAGCTTTTAAAACTTTAGTTGCATCAACCATAAGTTGGGCAACACTTTTACCATCTCTAGCTCCTTCAAGTATAAAAGAACTGATAATTGCAGAAGCTTCAGGAAAGTTAAGTTTTAGTCCTCTCTCTTTTCTTTCCCAAGCTAGCTTAGAAGCTGTATAAATTATCAATTTTTCTTGTTCACGGTTTGTCAAAAACATCAGCTATCTCCTTTTTATCTTAAAAAA
Coding sequences within it:
- a CDS encoding urease subunit beta; the encoded protein is MFLTNREQEKLIIYTASKLAWERKERGLKLNFPEASAIISSFILEGARDGKSVAQLMVDATKVLKADDVMPGVASMIHMVQTEATFDDGTKLVTVHNPIPETKTDVTPGEYFVDEGEIELNENAPVTTIEVENVGDRPIQVGSHYHFFETNAFLEFEREKAYGQRLNIPSGTSVRFEPGSKKEIEVVPYKGKRYIAGFNGLVNGYLDEKETKEKAMKNLADFIGSRV